Proteins encoded by one window of Streptomyces sp. ALI-76-A:
- a CDS encoding DUF1707 and DUF4190 domain-containing protein translates to MTHPSWRPWQPGQGLPQPWQGAGSPAMLASHADRERAVDVLRAGFGEGRLEKAEFDQRVARAYAARTVGELALLVADLPTGPVPQPAAVVGVPQTFLPLPRPRTNGKAVAAAVCGLLCVPTFGLTGLPAIILGHVARGEINRTGEGGDGLAITGLVLGWLSTGGWALVMTLMVLVGLATG, encoded by the coding sequence GTGACGCATCCTTCATGGCGGCCCTGGCAGCCGGGGCAGGGTCTTCCCCAGCCCTGGCAGGGCGCCGGCAGCCCGGCGATGCTCGCCTCGCACGCAGACCGGGAGCGGGCCGTGGACGTGCTCAGAGCCGGGTTCGGCGAGGGGCGGCTGGAGAAGGCGGAGTTCGACCAGAGGGTCGCCAGGGCCTACGCGGCCCGTACGGTGGGTGAGCTGGCTCTGCTGGTCGCCGACCTGCCCACGGGGCCCGTACCGCAGCCTGCGGCCGTCGTGGGGGTGCCGCAGACGTTCCTGCCCCTGCCGCGCCCGCGGACGAACGGGAAGGCCGTGGCCGCCGCCGTGTGCGGGCTGCTGTGCGTGCCGACCTTCGGGCTCACCGGGCTGCCGGCGATCATCCTCGGGCATGTGGCGCGTGGGGAGATCAACCGCACCGGGGAGGGCGGCGACGGGCTCGCCATCACCGGACTGGTCCTCGGCTGGCTGTCCACCGGGGGGTGGGCGCTCGTCATGACCCTGATGGTTCTGGTGGGGCTGGCGACCGGGTGA
- the rpsL gene encoding 30S ribosomal protein S12 produces MPTIQQLVRKGRQDKVEKNKTPALEGSPQRRGVCTRVFTTTPKKPNSALRKVARVRLTSGIEVTAYIPGEGHNLQEHSIVLVRGGRVKDLPGVRYKIIRGSLDTQGVKNRKQARSRYGAKKEK; encoded by the coding sequence GTGCCTACGATCCAGCAGCTGGTCCGGAAGGGCCGGCAGGACAAGGTCGAGAAGAACAAGACGCCCGCACTCGAGGGTTCCCCTCAGCGCCGCGGCGTCTGCACGCGCGTGTTCACGACCACCCCGAAGAAGCCGAACTCGGCCCTGCGTAAGGTCGCGCGTGTGCGTCTGACCAGCGGGATCGAGGTCACCGCTTACATTCCGGGTGAGGGACACAACCTGCAGGAGCACTCCATCGTGCTCGTGCGTGGTGGCCGTGTGAAGGACCTGCCGGGTGTTCGCTACAAGATCATCCGCGGTTCCCTTGACACCCAGGGTGTGAAGAACCGCAAGCAGGCCCGCAGCCGCTACGGCGCCAAGAAGGAGAAGTAA
- the rpsG gene encoding 30S ribosomal protein S7, producing MPRKGPAPKRPVIIDPVYGSPLVTSLINKVLLNGKRSTAERIVYGAMEGLREKTGNDPVITLKRALENIKPTLEVKSRRVGGATYQVPVEVKPGRASTLALRWLVGYSRARREKTMTERLLNELLDASNGLGAAVKKREDTHKMAESNKAFAHYRW from the coding sequence ATGCCTCGTAAGGGCCCCGCCCCGAAGCGCCCGGTCATCATCGACCCGGTCTACGGTTCTCCTCTTGTCACCTCCCTGATCAACAAGGTGCTGCTGAACGGCAAGCGCTCCACCGCCGAGCGCATCGTGTACGGCGCCATGGAGGGCCTGCGCGAGAAGACCGGCAACGACCCGGTCATCACGCTGAAGCGCGCTCTGGAGAACATCAAGCCGACCCTCGAGGTCAAGTCCCGCCGTGTCGGTGGCGCCACCTACCAGGTGCCGGTCGAGGTCAAGCCCGGCCGCGCCAGCACCCTGGCGCTGCGCTGGCTGGTCGGTTACTCCCGCGCCCGTCGCGAGAAGACCATGACCGAGCGTCTGCTCAACGAGCTTCTCGACGCCTCCAACGGCCTCGGTGCCGCTGTGAAGAAGCGTGAGGACACCCACAAGATGGCCGAGTCCAACAAGGCCTTCGCGCACTACCGCTGGTAG
- the fusA gene encoding elongation factor G, with protein MATTSLDLAKVRNIGIMAHIDAGKTTTTERILFYTGVSYKIGEVHDGAATMDWMEQEQERGITITSAATTCHWPLEDNDYTINIIDTPGHVDFTVEVERSLRVLDGAVTVFDGVAGVEPQSETVWRQADRYGVPRICFVNKLDRTGAEFHRCVDMIKDRLGAVPIVMQLPIGAEMDFKGVVDLVRMKALVWSAEAAKGEMYDVVDIPATHAEAAEEYRGRLVETVAENDDEIMELFLEGQEPTEEQLYAAIRRITIASGKSDGVTVTPVFCGTAFKNKGVQPLLDAVVRYLPTPLDVEAIEGHDVKDPEVVVKRKPSDEEPLSALAFKIMSDPHLGKLTFVRIYSGRLESGTAVLNSVKGKKERIGKIYRMHANKREEIESVGAGDIVAVMGLKQTTTGETLSDDKNPVILESMDFPAPVIQVAIEPKSKGDQEKLGVAIQRLAEEDPSFQVHSDEETGQTIIGGMGELHLEVLVDRMRREFKVEANVGKPQVAYRETIRKTVERVDYTHKKQTGGTGQFAKVQIAIEPIEGGDASYEFVNKVTGGRIPKEYIPSVDAGAQEAMQFGILAGYEMTGVRVTLLDGAYHEVDSSELAFKIAGSQAFKEAARKASPVLLEPMMAVEVTTPEDYMGEVIGDINSRRGQIQAMEERAGARVVKGLVPLSEMFGYVGDLRSKTSGRASYSMQFDSYAEVPRNVAEEIIAKAKGE; from the coding sequence ATGGCTACCACTTCACTTGACCTGGCCAAGGTCCGCAACATCGGGATCATGGCCCACATCGACGCGGGCAAGACGACCACCACCGAGCGGATCCTGTTCTACACCGGCGTCTCGTACAAGATCGGTGAGGTCCACGACGGCGCCGCCACGATGGACTGGATGGAGCAGGAGCAGGAGCGTGGCATCACGATCACGTCTGCTGCGACCACCTGTCACTGGCCGCTCGAGGACAACGACTACACCATCAACATCATCGACACCCCGGGGCACGTCGACTTCACCGTCGAGGTGGAGCGCTCCCTGCGCGTGCTCGACGGTGCCGTGACGGTGTTCGACGGTGTCGCCGGTGTCGAGCCGCAGTCCGAGACGGTGTGGCGTCAGGCCGACCGCTACGGCGTTCCCCGCATCTGCTTCGTCAACAAGCTGGACCGTACCGGCGCCGAGTTCCACCGCTGCGTGGACATGATCAAGGACCGGCTCGGTGCCGTGCCGATCGTCATGCAGCTCCCCATCGGTGCCGAGATGGACTTCAAGGGCGTTGTGGACCTGGTCCGCATGAAGGCGCTCGTGTGGTCCGCCGAGGCGGCGAAGGGCGAGATGTACGACGTCGTCGACATCCCCGCCACGCACGCCGAGGCTGCCGAGGAGTACCGCGGCCGGCTGGTCGAGACCGTCGCGGAGAACGACGACGAGATCATGGAGCTGTTCCTGGAGGGCCAGGAGCCCACCGAGGAGCAGCTGTACGCCGCGATCCGTCGTATCACCATCGCGTCCGGCAAGTCGGACGGCGTCACGGTCACCCCGGTGTTCTGCGGTACCGCGTTCAAGAACAAGGGCGTCCAGCCCCTGCTCGACGCGGTCGTGCGCTACCTGCCGACCCCGCTCGACGTCGAGGCCATCGAGGGCCACGACGTCAAGGACCCCGAGGTCGTCGTCAAGCGCAAGCCGTCCGACGAGGAGCCGCTGTCCGCCCTCGCCTTCAAGATCATGAGCGACCCGCACCTGGGCAAGCTCACCTTCGTCCGGATCTACTCCGGCCGTCTGGAGTCCGGCACCGCGGTGCTGAACTCGGTCAAGGGCAAGAAGGAGCGCATTGGCAAGATCTACCGTATGCACGCGAACAAGCGTGAGGAGATCGAGTCGGTGGGCGCCGGCGACATCGTCGCCGTCATGGGCCTCAAGCAGACCACCACCGGTGAGACGCTGAGCGACGACAAGAACCCGGTCATCCTGGAGTCCATGGACTTCCCGGCGCCGGTCATCCAGGTCGCCATCGAGCCCAAGTCCAAGGGCGACCAGGAGAAGCTGGGTGTCGCCATCCAGCGCCTGGCCGAGGAGGACCCGTCCTTCCAGGTCCACTCGGACGAGGAGACCGGCCAGACCATCATCGGCGGTATGGGCGAGCTGCACCTCGAGGTGCTGGTCGACCGGATGCGCCGTGAGTTCAAGGTCGAGGCCAACGTCGGTAAGCCGCAGGTCGCGTACCGTGAGACGATCCGCAAGACCGTCGAGCGCGTGGACTACACCCACAAGAAGCAGACCGGTGGTACCGGTCAGTTCGCCAAGGTGCAGATCGCGATCGAGCCGATCGAGGGCGGCGACGCCTCCTACGAGTTCGTGAACAAGGTGACCGGTGGTCGTATCCCGAAGGAGTACATTCCTTCGGTCGACGCCGGTGCGCAGGAGGCCATGCAGTTCGGCATCCTCGCCGGCTACGAGATGACGGGCGTCCGCGTCACGCTTCTCGACGGCGCCTACCACGAGGTCGACTCCTCCGAGCTCGCCTTCAAGATCGCCGGTTCGCAGGCGTTCAAGGAGGCCGCGCGCAAGGCCAGCCCCGTGCTGCTCGAGCCGATGATGGCCGTCGAGGTCACCACGCCCGAGGACTACATGGGTGAGGTCATCGGCGACATCAACTCCCGCCGTGGCCAGATCCAGGCCATGGAGGAGCGGGCCGGTGCCCGTGTCGTGAAGGGCCTCGTGCCTCTTTCGGAGATGTTCGGCTACGTCGGAGACCTCCGCAGCAAGACGTCGGGTCGCGCAAGCTACTCGATGCAGTTCGACTCCTACGCCGAGGTTCCGCGGAACGTCGCCGAGGAGATCATCGCGAAGGCCAAGGGCGAGTAA
- the tuf gene encoding elongation factor Tu, with translation MAKAKFERTKPHVNIGTIGHIDHGKTTLTAAITKVLHDAYPDLNEASAFDQIDKAPEERQRGITISIAHVEYQTETRHYAHVDCPGHADYIKNMITGAAQMDGAILVVAATDGPMPQTKEHVLLARQVGVPYIVVALNKADMVDDEEILELVELEVRELLSEYEFPGDDLPVVKVSALKALEGDKEWGQSVLDLMAAVDEAIPTPERDVDKPFLMPVEDVFTITGRGTVVTGRIERGVLKVNETVDIIGIKQDKTTTTVTGIEMFRKLLDEGQAGENVGLLLRGIKREDVERGQVIIKPGSVTPHTEFEAQAYILSKDEGGRHTPFFNNYRPQFYFRTTDVTGVVTLPEGTEMVMPGDNTEMKVELIQPVAMEEGLKFAIREGGRTVGAGQVTKINK, from the coding sequence GTGGCGAAGGCGAAGTTCGAGCGGACTAAGCCGCACGTCAACATCGGCACCATCGGTCACATCGACCACGGTAAGACGACCCTCACGGCCGCCATTACCAAGGTGCTGCACGACGCGTACCCGGACCTGAACGAGGCCTCGGCCTTCGACCAGATCGACAAGGCTCCTGAGGAGCGCCAGCGCGGTATCACCATCTCGATCGCGCACGTCGAGTACCAGACGGAGACGCGTCACTACGCCCACGTCGACTGCCCCGGTCACGCGGACTACATCAAGAACATGATCACGGGTGCGGCGCAGATGGACGGCGCCATCCTCGTGGTCGCCGCCACGGACGGCCCGATGCCGCAGACCAAGGAGCACGTGCTCCTGGCCCGCCAGGTCGGCGTTCCCTACATCGTCGTCGCCCTGAACAAGGCCGACATGGTGGACGACGAGGAGATCCTGGAGCTCGTCGAGCTCGAGGTCCGTGAGCTCCTCTCCGAGTACGAGTTCCCGGGCGACGACCTGCCGGTCGTCAAGGTCTCGGCGCTCAAGGCGCTCGAGGGCGACAAGGAGTGGGGCCAGTCGGTCCTGGACCTGATGGCCGCCGTCGACGAGGCGATCCCGACCCCCGAGCGTGACGTCGACAAGCCGTTCCTCATGCCCGTCGAGGACGTCTTCACGATCACCGGTCGCGGTACGGTCGTCACCGGCCGTATCGAGCGTGGTGTCCTGAAGGTCAACGAGACCGTTGACATCATCGGCATCAAGCAGGACAAGACCACCACCACGGTCACCGGCATCGAGATGTTCCGCAAGCTGCTCGACGAGGGCCAGGCCGGTGAGAACGTCGGTCTGCTGCTCCGCGGCATCAAGCGCGAGGACGTCGAGCGCGGCCAGGTCATCATCAAGCCGGGCTCGGTCACCCCGCACACCGAGTTCGAGGCGCAGGCGTACATCCTGTCCAAGGACGAGGGTGGCCGCCACACGCCGTTCTTCAACAACTACCGTCCGCAGTTCTACTTCCGTACGACGGACGTGACCGGCGTCGTGACCCTCCCCGAGGGCACCGAGATGGTCATGCCGGGTGACAACACCGAGATGAAGGTGGAGCTCATCCAGCCCGTCGCCATGGAAGAGGGCCTGAAGTTCGCCATCCGTGAGGGTGGCCGGACGGTCGGCGCCGGCCAGGTCACCAAGATCAACAAGTAA
- a CDS encoding acyltransferase, whose amino-acid sequence MPRHGAVRERVGRRLYAIDGIRLLAALMVAVHHYAGTHRVDRPGNVIWDRPVSDIMPTVFRFAAYGWIGVEIFFVISGFVICMSCWGRTPRQFFVSRVIRLYPAYWFAVLFTTGVLVAVPGVWERLPLREVLLNLTMLQSGSGVADVDGVYWTLWAELRFYLLFLVVVATGLTYRKVVVFCCVWGAAAMLAPVSELPLLELVANPDGAWYFIAGLALYLMHRFGQDLLLWGILAMAWLMGQLELGRRIDEVEHVSGWRGSVLIFTVFLLVMVAIALGATDGVRWRWLVTAGALTYPLYLIHYAAGTAVINRLRDTMDARLLVAVVLAGFLALSWLVHRFLERPLAGVLKRGLDTSFARMRNARVG is encoded by the coding sequence ATGCCCCGCCACGGCGCCGTACGGGAACGGGTGGGCCGCCGGCTGTACGCCATCGACGGGATCCGTCTGCTGGCCGCCCTGATGGTCGCCGTGCACCACTACGCCGGCACCCACCGGGTCGACCGGCCGGGCAACGTGATCTGGGACCGGCCGGTGTCCGACATCATGCCCACGGTGTTCCGGTTCGCCGCCTACGGCTGGATCGGCGTCGAGATCTTCTTCGTCATCAGCGGCTTCGTGATCTGCATGTCGTGCTGGGGGCGCACCCCGCGGCAGTTCTTCGTGTCGCGGGTGATCCGGCTGTACCCGGCGTACTGGTTCGCGGTGCTGTTCACGACGGGCGTGCTGGTGGCCGTGCCGGGCGTGTGGGAGCGGCTGCCGCTGCGGGAGGTGCTGCTCAACCTCACGATGCTCCAGTCCGGTTCGGGCGTGGCCGACGTCGACGGTGTGTACTGGACGCTCTGGGCAGAGCTGCGCTTCTACCTGCTGTTCCTGGTCGTCGTCGCCACCGGGCTCACGTACCGCAAGGTGGTGGTCTTCTGCTGTGTGTGGGGCGCGGCCGCGATGCTGGCGCCGGTGTCGGAGCTGCCGCTGCTGGAACTGGTCGCCAACCCGGACGGCGCCTGGTACTTCATCGCGGGGCTGGCGCTGTACCTCATGCACCGGTTCGGGCAGGACCTGCTGCTGTGGGGCATCCTCGCGATGGCCTGGCTGATGGGACAGCTGGAACTGGGCCGGCGGATCGACGAGGTCGAGCACGTGTCCGGGTGGCGGGGGAGCGTGCTGATCTTCACCGTGTTCCTGCTGGTGATGGTGGCGATCGCACTCGGCGCGACGGACGGCGTCCGGTGGCGATGGCTGGTGACGGCAGGGGCTCTGACGTATCCGCTCTACCTGATCCACTACGCGGCCGGCACGGCGGTCATCAACAGGCTGCGGGACACGATGGACGCGCGACTGCTGGTGGCGGTGGTGCTGGCCGGCTTCCTGGCCCTGAGCTGGCTGGTGCACCGGTTCCTGGAGCGGCCGCTGGCGGGGGTGCTGAAGCGGGGGTTGGACACGTCGTTCGCTCGGATGCGCAATGCGCGGGTGGGCTGA
- the rpsJ gene encoding 30S ribosomal protein S10, which produces MAGQKIRIRLKAYDHEVIDSSAKKIVETVTRTGASVAGPVPLPTEKNVYCVIKSPHKYKDSREHFEMRTHKRLIDILDPTPKTVDSLMRLDLPAGVDIEIKL; this is translated from the coding sequence ATGGCGGGACAGAAGATCCGCATCCGGCTCAAGGCCTACGACCACGAGGTCATCGACAGCTCGGCGAAGAAGATCGTCGAGACGGTGACGCGTACTGGTGCGTCGGTCGCGGGCCCGGTGCCGCTGCCCACTGAGAAGAACGTGTACTGCGTCATCAAGTCGCCGCACAAGTACAAGGACTCGCGCGAGCACTTCGAGATGCGCACGCACAAGCGCCTGATCGACATCCTCGACCCGACTCCCAAGACCGTTGACTCTCTGATGCGACTCGACCTCCCGGCCGGTGTCGACATCGAGATCAAGCTCTGA
- the rplC gene encoding 50S ribosomal protein L3, with product MTKQIKGILGEKLGMTQVWDANNRVVPVTVVKAGPNVVTQVRTNDTDGYESVQIAFGEIDPRKVNKPLKGHFAKADVTPRRHLVEIRTADASEYTLGQEITAEVFEAGIKVDVTGKSKGKGFAGVMKRHNFKGLGAGHGTQRKHRSPGSIGGCATPGRVFKGLRMAGRMGNERVTTQNLTVHAVDAEKGLLLIKGAVPGPNGGLVLVRTAAKGA from the coding sequence ATGACCAAGCAGATCAAGGGCATCCTGGGCGAGAAGCTCGGCATGACGCAGGTGTGGGACGCGAACAACCGCGTCGTCCCGGTCACCGTCGTCAAGGCCGGCCCCAACGTCGTCACCCAGGTCCGTACGAACGACACCGACGGCTACGAGTCGGTCCAGATCGCCTTCGGCGAGATCGACCCGCGCAAGGTGAACAAGCCCCTCAAGGGTCACTTCGCCAAGGCCGACGTCACTCCCCGCCGCCACCTCGTCGAGATCCGTACCGCTGACGCCAGCGAGTACACCCTCGGCCAGGAGATCACCGCCGAGGTGTTCGAGGCCGGCATCAAGGTCGACGTGACCGGCAAGAGCAAGGGCAAGGGCTTCGCCGGTGTCATGAAGCGTCACAACTTCAAGGGCCTCGGCGCCGGACACGGCACCCAGCGCAAGCACCGCTCTCCCGGTTCCATCGGTGGCTGCGCCACCCCGGGCCGCGTGTTCAAGGGCCTCCGCATGGCGGGTCGCATGGGCAACGAGCGGGTCACCACCCAGAACCTGACCGTCCACGCCGTTGACGCGGAGAAGGGTCTGCTGCTCATCAAGGGCGCGGTTCCCGGTCCGAACGGCGGCCTCGTCCTGGTCCGCACCGCGGCCAAGGGGGCCTGA
- the rplD gene encoding 50S ribosomal protein L4 → MSTVDILSPAGDKAGSVELPAEIFDVEKISIPLIHQVVVAQLAAARQGTHKTKTRGEVRGGGKKPYRQKGTGRARQGSTRAPQFAGGGVVHGPVPRDYSQRTPKKMKAAALRHALTDRARHNRIHVVSGVVEGENPSTKAARTLFGKISERKNLLLVVDRADEAAWLSARNLPQVHILEPGQLNTYDVLVSDDVVFTQAAFESFVSGPQAADTEGSEA, encoded by the coding sequence ATGAGCACTGTTGACATCCTTTCGCCGGCGGGCGACAAGGCCGGTTCCGTCGAACTCCCCGCGGAGATCTTCGACGTCGAAAAGATCAGCATCCCGCTGATCCACCAGGTCGTCGTCGCACAGCTGGCCGCTGCCCGTCAGGGCACGCACAAGACCAAGACGCGTGGCGAGGTCCGCGGTGGCGGCAAGAAGCCGTACCGCCAGAAGGGCACCGGTCGTGCCCGCCAGGGTTCGACCCGCGCGCCGCAGTTCGCCGGTGGTGGCGTCGTGCACGGTCCCGTGCCGCGTGACTACTCGCAGCGGACCCCGAAGAAGATGAAGGCCGCGGCCCTGCGCCACGCCCTCACCGACCGGGCCCGCCACAACCGCATCCACGTCGTCTCCGGCGTCGTCGAGGGTGAGAACCCGTCGACGAAGGCCGCCCGGACGCTGTTCGGCAAGATCTCGGAGCGCAAGAACCTGCTCCTGGTCGTCGACCGCGCCGACGAGGCCGCGTGGCTGTCCGCCCGCAACCTGCCCCAGGTCCACATCCTGGAGCCGGGCCAGCTGAACACGTACGACGTTCTCGTCTCGGACGACGTGGTCTTCACCCAGGCCGCGTTCGAGTCCTTCGTGTCTGGCCCCCAGGCCGCTGACACCGAAGGGAGCGAAGCCTGA